The DNA window GATGTAGGCGAATAGTTGCCGAAAGTGTTTTTCCTTGTTCGTGCAGTTTCGTTCTGAGAACATCAAGTAATGCGAAGTAATTGCTATGAGTATTATCACTCCAGTCACAATCCATTTGAAGTTCGCAAAATGCGATATTTTTGCTTGATGCTATATTTTGAACCTGCGTTAGGATTTTTATAGCCAAATCGGTAATGTCTTGATATTTTGATTTTTGCAGCGTTTTATTTACGATGTATACAACGGGTACAACTTCGTAGCGTGGCAATACATCATCAACAAAACGAATTTTTGCAATTGGTACTGCTTTTCCCGATGGTTCGTCCAAATCAACATCAAAAAAGCGGATGTAGAGTTTCGAGATGTTTAGCTCTTCCAAGCATTTCCTTTCCGATTGGGAAAGATGGTAAACCGATTTCCAGTAATAGAATGATCGATGCGTTTCATGCTTACAAGCATTGGTAAGCAGTATGGTAATGAATGTAATGGTGATTTTTAAGCGGTATCGGTTCATCCTTTAATTAATCGGTAAAAATAAAGATGCAATTTTATTTTAAGGATGTTCAATGATTCCTAGCCCTAGTTGTTTGCTCAATTTTTCAATTTCGATTTTGGCAGAATCAAGTGTTTCTGATTTTTTTACAGGCATTATCTGTTTGTTGGCTGAATCGTAAAGGATTATTCTAAAATCTTGATTAGATATATCAAGGGATCTACTGCCCTGACTATATGTTCTCCATGTTTTATTCGATTTCTTGATTCCAATTTTCATATCTGTTGAAATTTCTAACCATTTCCCAACGCTGATTATTCCAAACAGGTTATTTGAGAACTTAATCCGTTTTTTATCAAAATCAATAAGCGTACTTGTTGAACTAAACCCAACAAATGCACCAAGGATAATTAAGAATAGTCCAGATAGGGAAAAAAATACCAGTATTATTCCTGTTACAAATATTGTTATTCCTGCCACCATTCCAATTGGACCGAATGATTTGTCGAGTTTGTTGTTTGTTGTCATTTTTTTTATTTTAGTTATATAGTTCATAGTTAGTGCTTCTTCCTCCTGATGGTTCCTTACGAAGTATACTTTTGCTCATTAAATCCTGAATATCCCTAAGTGCGGTATCCTGAGAACATTTTGAAATCTTCGCCCATTTTGATGTTGTTAGTTTACCATCAAAACCTTCCAGTAAATGATTAATTATCAGTTGTTGGCGTTCGTTAAATATTGTTGTTGCATGTTGTTTCCAAAACTGCGCCTTCCCGAGCACTTTGGCAAGTATAGTATCCGATGAATTCAGTGCATTCAGCAGACAATTTAGGAACCAATAAAGCCAATCGGTAACATTCAAATTACCTTTTTGTGTGCTTTCTAGGATATTATAATAACTTTTTCTCTCAATTCTGATTTGAGCCGACATGCTGTAAAAACGCTGATGACTTTCGTCTGCTCTTGCCAGTAGCATATCGGTTAAGGCACGTGCAATTCTTCCATCCCCATCGTCAAATGGGTGAATTGTAACAAACCACAAATGTCCTAATCCAGCTTTAATTACTGGTTCGAGATGCTCATTTGCATTAAACCAGTTGATAAAAGCATCCATCTCTTTTGCAACGATTGATGAATCAGGAGCTTGAAAATGAACCTTTTCTTTCCCCATTGCTCCAGATACAACCTGCATAGGCCCAGTTGAATCATTACGCCAATTGCCAACAGTTATTTTATGCAAACTGCTTCTTCCCGCTGGAAATAGAGCCGAATGCCAACCAAATAATCTATCGTCGGATAGGGGAGAGTTAAAATTACGTGTTGCATCCATCATTAAATCGACCATCCCATCAACATTTCTATCGGATACTACCAACCCTGCAATATCCATCCCTAAATGCTTGGCAACTGATGAACGAACTTGTTCTGGGTTTAAAAACTCCCCCTCGATTTCGGTTGACTTAAGTACATCTAAAGTCATTGTTTCCAAAATGGCTTCATTCCTTAAATCAAAACCTAGGTTTTCCATTTTACCTATCACTTTTCCCTGTAAATTTCTTACCTTACTTAGGGTTGATAGTAAAACATCATTATTCCATGTAAAATTGGGCCAATCCTTAAGTTGATGTATATACATGATTATTCTCCGCAAAATATGCGGTAAATATAAACCTTATTCTCCGCATCACAAAATATTTTCCGCAAATTTTGCGGATTAAATGAGGATTATTCTCCGCAAGGTGAACTTTGGTTTAATAATTTATAATGGTTGACCATAAGGAATATTGATGCATCTTGGTTGTGCTTGTATTTTTCTTAAATAAATTATGAAGGCTTTTTGTCTATCGGCTTTCTAGATAATGAGCGGGCGTTAGTTTTTTAAATTCTTTATATAACCTTCAACTCCATCGTAAAACATATTTATTTCTCTTTTACCAAAAAATGATTTAAATCGATATTCAGCAGATAAATTATCTTTATTGTCTTTAGGTTTATCAGTAGAATGTAATACTACATCAATTTTAGCATTATGCCTAACATTTCTTGCTAACAATTGCCTTAACTCAAAATCTGCCATTGGGAAAGAATAACCCATGAAAATTATTTTTGAAGCTTCCGAAAGTTCAATACCAGCATTTTGCCAAATTAATTTTAACTGGACATTATTTAAATCCTTTAGAAATGTTGGCATTATCAATTGACTACCTAATAATGCGCCACCATCACTAGTATGTTCATTGCTGAAATTTCGTTCACATATTCTACAAATAGGTTTATTTACATATTCGTCAATTGCTATTTTTTCAAAAAATGTTACGAATAATCTTTGGCAACGTTTACAATGTAACCAGTTCATTGAACCATGTAATTTAAGCAATTTTATATTATATAATCCCATGCCTAAAGCAAGTAAGCCAGGTATTACTTGTTCGTTTCTGTCATATGGAGTTGTATAACAACAATAGTCAACTATGCCTTCGGAGTTTTCTATTTTACGTTTAAAGGAATTATCAATTAAAATATCCCAGTTAGTTGATATTAATGCGAAAGGATCATTTTTTTTATGTGATTTTCTCAAGGTTATTAGATAGTCAGTGAAATTTTCAATATGTCCACCTTTTGTTCGAGTAAAATGAAGTTTATTATTCAACATCATAATGATTAGACCATTAATTTTTTGCCTTAGATCAATCAAATCTTTAGGAGAAATATTTCTAAACGCCAGATTATCAATAATACATCTGTCTATTGGTGTATATATATCTTCAAGACTTATTTTCCCAAAGTTATTTTCATCCATAAACATTGTATCTAAAAGGAAATTTTTAAAATCATTTCTATATTGTATAAATATTTGTCGATAATCAGAAGGTAGTTTATCATTTTTAATCTTGAATATTTCATCTATGAGTTCAGATTGCAATGGAGCATTTGCGCTTTTAGAAAAACCTGCTCCTAGGATATAGATTGTTTTATTCATCTTGATGTAATCTTTTGTAGTTATAATACTTTGCCAAATTGCCTTTTAATGCCTGCTAACAAATTATTTTTTCATACAACACTCCCATTCTGAAAGAATGTATATGAGTTCTTGATATTTCACCTACTAAGTTACCAATTAATTTCATCCTTCCAGTCCAAAAACCTAAACAAAAAAATGAAATATAGTTGACTGTAAGTAATAAAGTTAATTTTTAGAAATTTCGTAAATCTTATACCAATAGAAAAAGGCTTCGGGGTTTGATTTTTTTAATCGATTCAATTTTGAATTCAGGGATTCACCTATAATCCAATCTTTCATTTGTAATGGATTACCATATTTTTCAATGGTTTTGGCATCGTTCTTTATTAAAGTGGCAAGATAAGCTGCTTTTGAGGCATGCGTTATGGCTTTTTCCAAATGGTAACTTTCGGAAAATACAAACCGTGTAACTCTTTGAATACCCTGTTGTAATTGGTTGAGGTCGCCTTTGCCGTCTACTCCTCTTGTTACTATGCATAGAGCAGTCTGAAAAATATCCTCCAGTACATCCTGTTCCAAAATGGTATTGTTTGCCCTATAATCAAGTTCGGTTGATGCAAATTTTTTAAATGTTGCTTTAATTGTTTCAATATCATTAACACTATCAAATAGGTTGCCAATATCGTATAGCTGTTTAATAATCTCCATACTCATGCTATCCCCGTTTTTGAAGTAGGGAATTCCTGTGGTATTCGGTGCAAAAGCAGTTAGCTTATCTCCTGTAATATCATCCAAACTAGGCGATTTAACGGTTAAGGGAGTGCCAACCTCAGGTGCAAATAGTGATTGAATATTAATTTGAACAATGTTTTGATAATGTATATCCTCAAACAGGATATCGAGCAGAACAAATTCTTCGTCTTTACTGGTCTTATGTAAGGGGTTGTAAAAGAATTTATAGTGGGTTTTATCAATCTTCGAATTTGCATTTCGGTGATGCAACTCTTTTCTTAAGAAACCTTGTTCGGTTGCAAGTATATCCAGCAACTTATCCAAGTTGTTAGGTTTCTCAGGTATTATGATATCAATATCTATAGATAATCTTTTGTATGAATTAAAATGAAGCATTAACGCTGTACCACCCTTAAATACAAACGACAGTTCTTGTTTTACAAGCCCTTCTAATAGCAAAAGGGCACGAATTACCTTTTCAACCAGTATTTTATCGGCATTACGATTTGCTTTTGAAACCTTGTTTATCCAGTCAATCGTTAAATTTTCTTTGTCAATCATATTCTATATATTGGCAGCAAATCGGTTTTGCTGCCGTAAATTTGTTGTTAAGTATTCTATTAAACTGTCTTTTTTTCTTCTTCTGTCGGCATAACGTAGCATACGGTTTTCATTTACGGCGTATTTACTCATTGCCTCCTGAAAAATATTCCTCATCTCTGAACCCTGTTGAGCAGCAAAGATTGTATCATCACAAAAAATGTCGACCAACATTTTCTCAATGGTGGGGGTATTGATACGATCTATTATCTGTACGGGGGCTTCGGAAACCAGTGATTTTACAATTAAAGTTTCTTTCTCATTAGGTAAGTATTTTTCAATAATATCCTTAGTGGGTTCAATGAATACAGAGTATTTATTCTCCTTTAAATAAAAGAAAACGGATTGAGTTGCTTCTTTTTCAACTTCAATAAGTATATAGAAGCGTCCAGGTTGATGAATCATAAATTCATTGAAGGAGGATGTACTCCAAATACATATCTTTAAATATGGAAATTCCTTCTTGAGTTTAGAGTGAATTGATTTTATTTTGGTTGAAATTGTTGGGATATATTTTTTACCCGTACCTATCGCAAATTTTCCTCTTCCAATTCTTTTTAAAATCCCGGTTTGAACTAAATTATAAACCCTCCAATTTGTGGTTGTAGTTTTAATTTGAGGTTCAATTTTTTCGTAAAATACGCTAATATCAGATGTTTCAAAGACTTTCTCATCTTTGAAATAATCTTTAAGTTGGTCAATATATAATTTATTGATTGCGATATTGAAATTAGTTTGGGAACAAATATAATAAAAAACTATATATCGGCACTAAAAATAAATTGCTGCCGATATATAGTTAAGAAAAAAGATGTTACTCCTCAAAATATTTAGCACTATAGTTTCCCCATCCGTTAAACTTGGTTAAAAACTGTTAAGTAGTTTTTAATGCTATTGATTGTTGGCTAATACTGTTTTTATTTTGCTATTCGTAAAGTATATCTAGTTAATGAAGTTTGTTTTGAAGTTGTTTTTTTGAAAAAATTAATGGCTATGGAAACAAAAAAATCTTTTCGGGCAATCTTGGCTCTGATAATAGTTATTGCAGGATTTTGCTGCTTTGCACAGCAAATAAATGCTCAAGAGGTTACAAAAAAACCCAACAAACCCGATGTAAAAATTAAGGTCAACAAGCAGTTTGACGATAAGGGTAATGTTACCCGCTACGATTCAACCTATTCCTACTCATGGTCGGGCAATGGACAGATGCCCACGGATGTAGATTCGATACTAAGAGGGTTTAATAAAAACTTCTTTTTTAGGAGCAATTCCGATTCATTGTTCAACGGTATGGGGTTTGGCTGGCCAATGGAGGATGATCCCTTTTTCAACCATCCATTTTCACATGACTTTAATAAGCAATTCGAAGAGTTTTTTAGGGGTGGTAATATGTTCCCATCCGATTCTTCCTCTGGGAATAACCCGAACGATCTTCTTCGTAAGGATTATAGGGAGATCTTAAAACAGCAGCAGCAAAGAATGGAGCAATTCTTTAGGCAACTTCACCAAAATCGGCAGCCATTGATCCCTGCACCCGATGACACAATTCCTCAGAAGCAATTGCCAAAAGAGAAGGTTAAGCCTGAAAATCAAAATAGTAATCGCATTAAAAAAACCGAAAAGATAATTACCGTATAGGAACACCCTAAAAATCTACAATCAAAATACAAACCCAATTTTCTATGGATATTAAAATTGAAAATCTAACCAAAAAGTATGGTTACCAGAAAGCCGTTGACAATATCTCGTTCAACGTAAAGACGGGCGAAATCGTCGGTTTTCTTGGCCCAAACGGTGCCGGGAAAACCACCACCATGAAAATTATCACCAACTACCTGAATTGCGAGGAGGGTGAGATAACAATTGGTGGAAAATCGATTAAGACCAATGCTGAGGAGATCAAGAAACACATTGGTTACCTGCCCGAAAGCAACCCGCTGTATAACGATATGCCAGTTATCGATTATCTCGAATTCTGCGCAGCACTACAAGGGATTGAGGATAAATTCATCCCCGGACGTGTAAGGGAGATGGTAAAAGTTTGCGGGTTGAACGCCGAAAAGCACAAAAAAATTGGCGAACTCAGCAAGGGGTATCGTCAGAGGGTGGGATTGGCGCAAGCTATGATTCACGATCCCGAAATCCTAATCCTCGATGAGCCTACAACGGGTCTTGACCCAAACCAGATTGTTGAAATCCGTCGGTTGATCCGTGAGCTGGGAAAGGAGAAAACGGTTATCCTAAGCACCCATATCCTCTCGGAGGTTGAGGCTACATGCGATAGGATTTTGATTATTAACAACGGTGCAATTGTTGCCGATGGAACAGCCGAATCGCTACGTAAAAAGGCCAAGGGCAATGAGGTGCTTTCTGTTCGAATTGAGGATGGAGATGCCGATGCTATCTACAAAACCCTAAAGGCAATATCAACTATTGATTCTGTTGATTTTACCGATCGATCCAAAAATCGATTTGAAATTCAGAGCAGCGTGGGTAGTTCCTCGAAAAGAGAGATCTTCAATGTATGCGTTAAGAATGGTTGGGTTCTCACCGAAATGACCCCATCCGAAACCAAACTTGAGGATATTTTCAGGGAACTAACTCTTAACTAATAATGTGTTTTTATAAAAAATGATTAACGAATAATGATTAACGAATAATGATTAACGAATAATGATTAACGAATAATGATTAACGAATATTGATTTATGAAGATGTAAAAAACAATAAAGTTCGCTTTAAGGATTCTATAAACTTCAAAAATCTGAAATCGTTATTCCTTGTTCTTAAATCAATTATAAATTTAAATAGAAGTAAATAAAATGAAATCTATTCTAATAATCACACTACGAGAATTAAATTCATTCTTCGATTCGCTGATTGCCTACATAATTCTGGCTCTTTTACTGGGCTTTACTGGATTCCTAACTTGGATTAGAGGATTTGGTAATTCGGATGTATTTATGCTAAATCAAGCAACCCTTGCTCAATTTATTGGGGTTGCATACTGGACACTCTTTTTTATTATCCCTGCATTAACTATGCGACTAATTGCTGAGGAGAAAAAAACGGGTACAATAGAACTCCTTCTGACCAAAGCAATTTCGGACAGACAGGTTGTTATTGGCAAATTTTTATCAACGTTACTTCTGATTTGTATTGCATTGCTGCTTACACTGCCATACGTTATTACAATCGCTTCTATTGGAAATTTGGATTTAGGCGAAGTAATTTGTGGGTATCTAGGGCTGATCCTGATGAGCGCAACCTATATCAGCATTGGTCTTTACGCTAGCAGTATTACAAGTAATCAGATTGTTGCTTTTCTGGCAACTCTCTTTATCGGTCTCTTCTTCCACATCATCTTTGACCTTTTGAAAGGTGCTGCAACAGGCTTTATTGGCGATTTCTTTAGTATGCTCAGCCTTTCCACCCATTTCGAGAGTATCGCACGAGGTGTGGTCGATAGCAAGGATATCATCTACTTCCTATCCATTATCATCCTTGGGCTATTCCTAACCGAGGTGTCGCTATCGAAACGAAAAATTTCAGGATAAGACCGAATAATCAATCTATAATCATGGAGAAAATGAAAAATAAACTATATATCACCACACTATTGGTAGTAGCGATAGTGCTGATAGTAAATCTGATATCGCAAGATTTTTTTGTCCGACTCGATTTTACCCAAAATGGACAGTACACTTTGAGCAAAGCAACAAAGGATATTCTAAGGAATCTTCCAGAACCAGTAACGGTTAAGGCCTACTATTCCGAAAATCTTCCACCCGATGTGGCACGAGGAAAAAAGGATATCAAGGAGATTCTGATTGAGTACAATAATATATCGAAGGGTAACCTTGTTTACGAATTTATCAACCC is part of the Bacteroidales bacterium genome and encodes:
- a CDS encoding ATP-binding cassette domain-containing protein, whose amino-acid sequence is MDIKIENLTKKYGYQKAVDNISFNVKTGEIVGFLGPNGAGKTTTMKIITNYLNCEEGEITIGGKSIKTNAEEIKKHIGYLPESNPLYNDMPVIDYLEFCAALQGIEDKFIPGRVREMVKVCGLNAEKHKKIGELSKGYRQRVGLAQAMIHDPEILILDEPTTGLDPNQIVEIRRLIRELGKEKTVILSTHILSEVEATCDRILIINNGAIVADGTAESLRKKAKGNEVLSVRIEDGDADAIYKTLKAISTIDSVDFTDRSKNRFEIQSSVGSSSKREIFNVCVKNGWVLTEMTPSETKLEDIFRELTLN
- a CDS encoding ABC transporter permease subunit; translated protein: MKSILIITLRELNSFFDSLIAYIILALLLGFTGFLTWIRGFGNSDVFMLNQATLAQFIGVAYWTLFFIIPALTMRLIAEEKKTGTIELLLTKAISDRQVVIGKFLSTLLLICIALLLTLPYVITIASIGNLDLGEVICGYLGLILMSATYISIGLYASSITSNQIVAFLATLFIGLFFHIIFDLLKGAATGFIGDFFSMLSLSTHFESIARGVVDSKDIIYFLSIIILGLFLTEVSLSKRKISG
- a CDS encoding Fic family protein translates to MIMYIHQLKDWPNFTWNNDVLLSTLSKVRNLQGKVIGKMENLGFDLRNEAILETMTLDVLKSTEIEGEFLNPEQVRSSVAKHLGMDIAGLVVSDRNVDGMVDLMMDATRNFNSPLSDDRLFGWHSALFPAGRSSLHKITVGNWRNDSTGPMQVVSGAMGKEKVHFQAPDSSIVAKEMDAFINWFNANEHLEPVIKAGLGHLWFVTIHPFDDGDGRIARALTDMLLARADESHQRFYSMSAQIRIERKSYYNILESTQKGNLNVTDWLYWFLNCLLNALNSSDTILAKVLGKAQFWKQHATTIFNERQQLIINHLLEGFDGKLTTSKWAKISKCSQDTALRDIQDLMSKSILRKEPSGGRSTNYELYN
- a CDS encoding nucleotidyl transferase AbiEii/AbiGii toxin family protein, producing MIDKENLTIDWINKVSKANRNADKILVEKVIRALLLLEGLVKQELSFVFKGGTALMLHFNSYKRLSIDIDIIIPEKPNNLDKLLDILATEQGFLRKELHHRNANSKIDKTHYKFFYNPLHKTSKDEEFVLLDILFEDIHYQNIVQINIQSLFAPEVGTPLTVKSPSLDDITGDKLTAFAPNTTGIPYFKNGDSMSMEIIKQLYDIGNLFDSVNDIETIKATFKKFASTELDYRANNTILEQDVLEDIFQTALCIVTRGVDGKGDLNQLQQGIQRVTRFVFSESYHLEKAITHASKAAYLATLIKNDAKTIEKYGNPLQMKDWIIGESLNSKLNRLKKSNPEAFFYWYKIYEISKN